DNA from Quadrisphaera setariae:
GCGCGCTCAGTAGGCCATGTCCATGACCGACCGGACCTCGGCGAGCGTCGCGTCGGCGACCTCGTTGGCCCGGGCGTTGCCGGCCCGCAGCACCTCGAGCAGCACCGTCCGGTCGGCCACCAGCTCCGCGCGGCGCGCCCGCAGCGGGCGCAGGTGCTCGTTGACCACCTCGGTGACGAGCGCCTTCAGCGCCCCTGCGCCGGCCGACCCGACGGCCTCGGCCAGGGCCTGCGGCGACCTGCCGGAGAGCAGGGACGCGAGCAGCAGGAGGTTGGCCACCTCCGGGCGGCGCTGCGGCTCGTAGGTGATGTGCCGCTCGCTGTCGGTCCTGGCGCCCCGCAGCAGCCGTGCGGTCTCGTCCTCGCTGGCGCGGAGCTCGATCGCGTTGCGGCGCGACTTGCTCATCTTCGTGCCGTCGGTCCCCAGCAGGACCGGAGCGGCGGTGAGGAGGGCGACGGGCTCGGGGAAGAACGCCTCGCCCCCCGCGTACCGCTCGTTGAACCGGCGGGCCACGGTCCGCGTGACCTCCAGGTGCGGCAGCTGGTCCCGGCCCACCGGCACCAGGCCCGCGCGGCAGAAGAGCACGTCGGCCGCCTGGTGCACGGGGTAGGTCAGCAGCAGCCCAGACAGCGGGCGCCCGCCGGTGGCCTCCGACTCCGCCTTGACGGTGGGGTTGCGGCGCAGCTCGGCGTCGGTGACCAGGCTGAGGAACGGCAGCAGCAGCTGGTTGAGCGACGGGACCGCGCTG
Protein-coding regions in this window:
- the trpS gene encoding tryptophan--tRNA ligase, giving the protein MNPSNTALTTAPLSSADSSFAAAAARSAALEAEVAADPSRFRVLTGDRPTGALHLGHYVGTLASRVRLQDAGVEVVLVVADYQVITDRDGVGALSATVLELVADYLAAGIDPARTAVFAHSAVPSLNQLLLPFLSLVTDAELRRNPTVKAESEATGGRPLSGLLLTYPVHQAADVLFCRAGLVPVGRDQLPHLEVTRTVARRFNERYAGGEAFFPEPVALLTAAPVLLGTDGTKMSKSRRNAIELRASEDETARLLRGARTDSERHITYEPQRRPEVANLLLLASLLSGRSPQALAEAVGSAGAGALKALVTEVVNEHLRPLRARRAELVADRTVLLEVLRAGNARANEVADATLAEVRSVMDMAY